The nucleotide sequence CCGCAAGTATGACACTGACAACACATGATAGACATGGCTCTTTAATTGTATCACTAAGCCACTTATATATGATCTCGTGTGGGTGGACCCAATAAAGTATGTATCCCCACTCCAGTTATCACCCACACTCGTGCCACCACCGTGCTTCCCCACTCCGGTTATCATAACTCATAGTTTAGGTTAGATCTTTTTAGTCCTTGCACGTGCGGGCTCGGGCGGATGATGACAtttcttcttcgagtttgtcttctGGACTCCGATCCTCTTAGAGTTCGTCCAGCTGGACGTACTCGACGAAGCTCTGGCATAGGCTCCTACCGTCTCCTTGCGGTCACGATGTTAGGGTTTCCCGACTTGCGTGTGCGATGGCGAGATTTGATGTCAGTTGCTTTAATTAAATATATTTAAGGGTTCAATGATGATGACTGCGGCTCTAGGACATTAGTCCTTAGGGACAAGTTCACTTTCCAACTGTCATCGACAAAGTCAGGCTAGCTTGATGTGCTGTACGTGGGTCGTTATGGCAGCGGTGCTCGGTCGTTTAGAGACCTCGATGTAATGCTTTGTACTTCTGATGAACTTGTATAATAGATCTAGATCTTTACTAAAAAAAAGCACTTGAATTCGTATATTTGTGATTCTTTTTAGTTGTGCAATGTAGAGGCGGAAGGTATCCTCCCATCCGCATTCGTTTGAAACATCCTAATTATATGCACGAAAATTAAAATAACAATTTTTTTCCATCTGCCATCAAAATAACCCATAAAGTAAATTACCCATCCCGCCATCCGGAAGTGAAAAAAATATTCTTTGTTAATTGTTTCTCTGAAGTTTTTCGTCTATGACGAAATTGCCTGTAAAGTTGAAGTAAATTTCCCACCCGTCACccgtaaaaatgaaaaaaaataacaaATGTTCCTTTGAATTATTCGTACATCATAGGGCCCTTCAGTTTTTCATCCATCATGAGGCTAACCTTCTCGTTTTCTTCTCATACACACATCAAGGATGTACTTAGAAAAATAAACGCATAATGGATCAAGTCCAACATTGATTCATGAGCATGTTAGAATGCACGTGTCTTACGATTCGCACGGGTTGGTGCACAAATATTCAAATACGTGAAGTGCGGATATTTGAAACTTGATTTAAGGACCACGATTATTATCCCGTTGCAACCCACGACCCCTTTTGCTAGTGAAAGGCCAAAACATATTATATCTCAATTATTCCCAACAATCCAGCTTGTGCGTAGGATCCTAAGACTATTTTTCAAACCGTTGGTTTGAGCTAACGCACAAtcttcatcggcctcatcatctcGTTGTCTTCATGATCCAAAATCTGCATACCAAATGAAACGAACAAGTTGATAAAGACAGTGCTTGACAGACAAGCTAGATGAATTGAGCAATGGTTTCTGCTTGATGCTTACATGGCAATGGTAGACGTAGCCGGGGCCGGCGGTGACGTCGAAGGGGAAGCCACCGCTCTTCCCTGACGCCGCCGTCGCTGACGACTCCTCCAGCGGCTTGAACCGCACGAGCAGCGTGGCCACTGTGCTGGGGCGCACCTTGAACACGTTCTTCCATCCACGCTCCTGCCGTGGCACGACGTGCCTCCGCCCTCCGGCGAGGTGCCGCTGCATCCCGCACGCGAGCGCGTCGTTCCGGCCGCCCGCTCCGCCGCTCGCGCTCCCTCTCATGCAGTCCCTGAACTCGTCCACGCGCCGGAGCGACCTCTGCTTCAGCACGGTGAAGACCGCCAGGTGCACGTGCAGCGGGTGGTTGTCGTCGGTGAGGTTGATCACCTCCCACAGCTCCGACGTGCCCTCCCGCGGCGTCTCCGTCACCGGGTCCGTGTACGCTAAGCCGTTCAGGTACAGGTGCGTGGGCTCGTCGGTCCCGTTCTTGGTGTACTCGTACATGGCGATGTGCCTGGTCACCACCGCCTCCCGCACGTTCGGCTTTGGGTACTGCCGCATCAGCGTCGCCGGCACGGTCGACGGGTCGTGCTCCGGTTTACTCGCGACCACGAACTTCATCACCGCCACCATGTCCGCCTTCCCGCCCGGGTCGCCGGGGTACGGCGCCGGCGCGTCGGACCGCAGGGTCACCGCGTCGTGCTTGGCCCCGACGAAGTCGACGACGACGTCCGCCATCTCCGACGGCGCCAGCAGGAACCCCTCCGTGGGCACCGGCCGGGCGAGGTACACGGAGTCGGAGCCGACGTGCACGAAGCGTAGGCCGCCGGAGAGCGAGAGGCGGAAGAAGCGCGCGTTGCTAGCGTTGAGGATGCGGAAGCGGTACCGCCGGCGCCGCACGCGGAGGAACGGCCACGCCTTGCCGTTGGCGACGACGACGGCACCGAAGTACTCGGGCTGCCACTGCGGGTGCACGTCGGGGTTGTTGCCCGTGGCGTTCATGAAGAGCGCGCCGTCGCTCCTGAAGTCGCGGTCGAAGAGGACGAGGTTCCGGTCGAACTCGGCGCCGGAGGGGAGGCCGAGGGGCGCCTCCGCGGCCGGGTCGGACACACGGTACGCGCCGAGGAGGCCGGCGAGGATGTTGACGCGGGTGAGGCCCATGGCGTGGTCGTGGTACCAGAGGTTCCCGGGAGGCTGCTGGTTCGGGTACTCGTACGCCGGCGAGGAGAAGTGAGGCCCCGTGGTGGCGAAGCCGGAGGTGAACCAGGCCATGGAGTGGCCGTCGGAGGTGGACTGCTGGACACCCCCGTGGAGGTGGGCGACGGTGGGGATGCCCGTGCCGTTGCCGAGCCGTGCGGTGGCCAGCGATCGGTCCCACGGGAGGATGTGATGCGGCGGGAGGTGGTTGGTCCACGTCACGCGTGTGGGCACACCCTTCATGGCCACGATGGTCGGCCCCGGCACGGTGGCCGTCTCCTTGCTCGCGCCGTAGGCGAACACCCGCGTCGCCGGTAGGTCGCGGTGGAATTTCTGTCCACAAACAGAAAATTCAAACGCAATTCAGATTTCAGACACAATCTTACCTCATTccaaaatccaaaaaaacaaaaagaactaGTGTTCAAGTTCAAGATTCAACAGACACTTCCGACAGAAGTTTGAGTTTGTTGTTTAGGCCATCTTGTTATATTCTGGTAATTCTTTCGGATTTCAAATGTATCAATCAAAAGTAACTCGATTGTAACGAATTTCAAGCTAAATTGAATTCTTTTGAAACTTCTTTGAATCTAGCCCGCAATTGCAAGGTTACAAATACTTGGACACAACCGATTTATTTTGGTATTCTACTGAACACACAAAATTCGCAAGAGATTGGTCGACTTTTTGCCGAATTTACTGGGGAAATGACGTGTTCCAAACATGGTGCGTCCATACTGAGAGATCAGCCAATCAGACCGGTGCTGGCGCTGACTCCACCTAGTGTGACACGGACACATGATGATGCTGATGCTGCCTAGAAAGTCTCCTAAAGTTGGCTGGCAAAATCAAAGATGCACATGAAGCTGAAGAAAGCTCTGAATTATTGTCTGCCATTTGCTTCCAAAGTGATACCACAACCGGGCCCATTTCCCAAGGCGGCTGACTGACTCCCATCACACTCGTGAACGTGAACGCAATCCAAGAGATAGATTGATTGGTCTCGCAAATGACAAAGATGGCGAGATAGATTGGAACGGAATGGAAAGAATTGGCCGACAATTAATTGTGTGTGGTGATTCACTGAAAGTAGCATAGAATTGACAGTTCGGCCTTTGTCTTTCACAGCATGAATGGAAGAGAGGCCCCCTCCAATTCCATTGACAATGCAGAGTGCTattgcttcctctttctctttgATGCAAACATGTGCTACTACTGATGGTGGTAGTAGTGGATTTATATCTTGTAATCACCAGATAAGCTTAACAACAAAACTAGTGTGGTTTTTGGTACAGAGCCGAGAAAAGACATGGTGTTTTGTTCCTTTGTTATTCTGGCGGCTCTGAAATTAGTGGGCAGGGTTGTTGCCAGTGGGATGTTCTCTGGGGACTTCAGTGTTCAAGATGATTAGGCGCATAAACTTTAGATCAAAAAACTGCAAGTCCTAATTAATTTAGATTTAAAGAAATAGGAGTATATCTGAAGGAAAGCATTATAGTCTCTCCACGAAGGACAGGTGAGACGGAACGGA is from Triticum aestivum cultivar Chinese Spring chromosome 3A, IWGSC CS RefSeq v2.1, whole genome shotgun sequence and encodes:
- the LOC123059974 gene encoding multicopper oxidase LPR1 homolog 2 gives rise to the protein MVERRFLGACLLLLAAVALADGEGEEGRWGVRLLDAGRLEKFVDELPDMPVLRGYGVAEGGRLVTGELAVGMYDTMWKFHRDLPATRVFAYGASKETATVPGPTIVAMKGVPTRVTWTNHLPPHHILPWDRSLATARLGNGTGIPTVAHLHGGVQQSTSDGHSMAWFTSGFATTGPHFSSPAYEYPNQQPPGNLWYHDHAMGLTRVNILAGLLGAYRVSDPAAEAPLGLPSGAEFDRNLVLFDRDFRSDGALFMNATGNNPDVHPQWQPEYFGAVVVANGKAWPFLRVRRRRYRFRILNASNARFFRLSLSGGLRFVHVGSDSVYLARPVPTEGFLLAPSEMADVVVDFVGAKHDAVTLRSDAPAPYPGDPGGKADMVAVMKFVVASKPEHDPSTVPATLMRQYPKPNVREAVVTRHIAMYEYTKNGTDEPTHLYLNGLAYTDPVTETPREGTSELWEVINLTDDNHPLHVHLAVFTVLKQRSLRRVDEFRDCMRGSASGGAGGRNDALACGMQRHLAGGRRHVVPRQERGWKNVFKVRPSTVATLLVRFKPLEESSATAASGKSGGFPFDVTAGPGYVYHCHILDHEDNEMMRPMKIVR